ACAACAGACTGCCATACAGGGTCGGTCGATAAGGCCAGACCCCGCAACCTAGACCGTAGTAGCTACCATAATAACCAGGGTAGTACGACCAGGGAGAACCGTAGTAGGCACCCCAGTTCGGAGAATACGTACCCCAATAAGGAGTATAGCTTCCCCACAACGGTGCATAGCTGCCGCCGAATACGCTGTAACTGCCGGCATAAGGATAGTAAGCACTTTGAAATCCTGAATAAGGCGAACAGTAGCAGGAAGAATAGGTGTTCCAGGCACCACAGAACCGGCGCGGGTAGAGTCTGTTGTATCCGTAATACGAATAGCCAACGGCTGGATAGTCGTAAAAACTGTAGTAGCTCGGGCGGTAATAGCGATAGCTGGCGGCGGCCGCGTAGGGGCGATACCGGTAATTATACCGCCGGGCACCATAGCCGTAGTACGTTGAACGGGGAACACTATAGTTTCGATAATAGCTGGATCGGGGAGAGTAGCGATAGCGGTACGCAGAGTGGTTGCGATAGCGGGCACTCACCGACGAAGAGTAGTACGGGCTGCGATAGCGCGATGCCGCTTCCGATGGGGAAGCAAGCATTCCCAGTGTGCACCAGCAGAGACACAACAGCATTAAAGATCTTAAAGACAACACTTGATCGCCTATCATGGTTTACGGTGAACCGTCTTCCCTGACGCTGATCAATGACATCCTTTTATTTTAATTCGTGTTTAAAACTCGAATAACGATTGCGTTTTAACAACAGCCAGTTCATCGGGGAATGTGTGGAACGCGTGAATCAACAGGCTCGATTGATTGGCTTCGAAATCAACAATGCTCAGTGCACCGGGAGTGAGCCGACTTTCCGAAACAAAGTGATATGCCAGATCGGAACGTTCAGCGTCCATCAAATATTCTTCATGCACATTTTTGAAAATCGTATAATCAAGTTCTTCCAACTGGTAACTGACCTGATAATACAAGCCGGAATCCAACTGGACCGATTCTGATCGACAACCCCGTACCGGTTTTTCCAGCAAACGTTTCTGGCTCGGCAGTGGATTTTGAAACGAGGTCAGAATCTCAGACACCGATTTTTTCTGATGTTGAATACTGGCGATGTGGCCGGTTTCACAGATGCGAATCGTGGCAGAAAAATCT
This window of the Gimesia fumaroli genome carries:
- a CDS encoding DUF2617 family protein, which gives rise to MSVRSARPKVNDLIFRLIGRSIHPELYTTCAAVEVVQKDFSATIRICETGHIASIQHQKKSVSEILTSFQNPLPSQKRLLEKPVRGCRSESVQLDSGLYYQVSYQLEELDYTIFKNVHEEYLMDAERSDLAYHFVSESRLTPGALSIVDFEANQSSLLIHAFHTFPDELAVVKTQSLFEF